The Prionailurus viverrinus isolate Anna chromosome B4, UM_Priviv_1.0, whole genome shotgun sequence genome has a window encoding:
- the NAB2 gene encoding NGFI-A-binding protein 2 isoform X2, producing the protein MHRAPSPTAEQPPGGGDCARRTPQPRPKPGARAMALPRTLGELQLYRVLQRANLLSYYETFIQQGGDDVQQLCEAGEEEFLEIMALVGMATKPLHVRRLQKALREWATNPGLFSQPVPAVPVSSIPLFKISETAGTRKGSMSNGHSSPGEKAGSTRSFSPKSPLELGEKLSPLPGGPGAGDPRIWPGRSTPESDVGAGGEEEAGSPPFSPPAAGGVPEGTGAGGLAAAGAGGGPDRLEPEMVRMVVESVERIFRSFPRGDAGEVTSLLKLNKKLARSVGHIFEMDDNDSQKEEEIRKYSIIYGRFDSKRREGKQLSLHELTINEAAAQFCMRDNTLLLRRVELFSLSRQVARESTYLSSLKGSRLHPEELGGPPLKKLKQEVGEQSHSELQQPPPGPESYAPPYRPSLEEDSASLSGESLDGHLQEFEEGLLDRCPAPGPHPALVEGRRNSVKVEAEASRQ; encoded by the exons ATGCACAGAGCGCCCTCCCCCACAGCCGAGCAGCCGCCGGGCGGAGGAGACTGCGCCCGCCGGACCCCGCAGCCCAGACCCAA GCCCGGTGCCCGAGCCATGGCACTGCCTCGGACACTGGGGGAGCTGCAGCTGTACCGGGTCCTACAGCGCGCCAATCTCCTTTCCTACTATGAGACCTTCATCCAGCAGGGAGGGGACGACGTGCAGCAACTGTGTGAGGCCGGTGAGGAGGAGTTCCTGGAGATCATGGCACTTGTGGGCATGGCCACCAAGCCCCTCCATGTCCGGCGCCTGCAGAAGGCACTGAGAGAATGGGCCACCAATCCAGGGCTCTTCAGCCAGCCTGTGCCTGCTGTGCCTGTCTCCAGTATTCCACTTTTCAAGATCTCCGAGACTGCAGGCACCCGGAAAGGGAGCATGAGCAATGGGCACAGCAGCCCAGGGGAAAAGGCAGGCAGTACCCGCAGTTTTAGCCCCAAGAGCCCCCTTGAACTTGGAGAGAAGCTGTCACCACTGCCTGGGGGACCTGGGGCAGGGGACCCCCGGATCTGGCCAGGACGGAGCACTCCAGAGTCTGACGTTGGGgcgggaggagaagaggaggcagGATcaccccccttctccccacctgcaGCGGGAGGAGTCCCTGAGGGGACTGGGGCTGGGGgactggcagcagctggagctgGGGGTGGTCCGGATCGACTGGAGCCAGAGATGGTACGCATGGTGGTGGAGAGCGTGGAGAGGATCTTCCGGAGCTTCCCAAGGGGAGATGCTGGGGAGGTAACGTCCCTGCTGAAGCTGAACAAGAAGCTGGCACGGAGCGTGGGGCACATTTTTGAGATGGACGATAATGACagccagaaggaggaggagatccGCAAATACAGCATCATTTATGGCCGCTTTGACTCCAAGCGGCGGGAGGGCAAGCAGCTCAGCCTGCATGAG CTGACCATCAATGAGGCTGCTGCCCAGTTTTGCATGAGGGACAACACGCTCTTACTGCGGAGGGTGGAGCTCTTCTCTCTGTCTCGCCAAGTGGCCCGAGAGAGCACCTACCTGTCTTCCTTGAAGGGCTCCAG GCTTCACCCTGAAGAATTAGGAGGTCCTCCGCTGAAGAAGTTAAAACAGGAG GTTGGAGAGCAAAGTCATTCTGAACTCCAGcagcctcccccaggccctgagtCCTATGCACCCCCTTACCGCCCCAGCCTGGAGGAAGACAGCGCCAGCCTGTCTGGGGAGAGTCTGGATGGACACTTGCAGG AGTTCGAGGAAGGGCTGCTGGACCGATGCCCTGCCCCAGGACCTCATCCCGCTCTGGTGGAAGGTCGCAGGAATAGTGTAAAAGTGGAGGCTGAGGCCAGCCGGCAGTGA
- the NAB2 gene encoding NGFI-A-binding protein 2 isoform X1 gives MHRAPSPTAEQPPGGGDCARRTPQPRPKPGARAMALPRTLGELQLYRVLQRANLLSYYETFIQQGGDDVQQLCEAGEEEFLEIMALVGMATKPLHVRRLQKALREWATNPGLFSQPVPAVPVSSIPLFKISETAGTRKGSMSNGHSSPGEKAGSTRSFSPKSPLELGEKLSPLPGGPGAGDPRIWPGRSTPESDVGAGGEEEAGSPPFSPPAAGGVPEGTGAGGLAAAGAGGGPDRLEPEMVRMVVESVERIFRSFPRGDAGEVTSLLKLNKKLARSVGHIFEMDDNDSQKEEEIRKYSIIYGRFDSKRREGKQLSLHELTINEAAAQFCMRDNTLLLRRVELFSLSRQVARESTYLSSLKGSRLHPEELGGPPLKKLKQEVGEQSHSELQQPPPGPESYAPPYRPSLEEDSASLSGESLDGHLQAVGSCPRLTPPPADLPLALPAHGLWSRHILQQTLMDEGLRLARLVSHDRVGRLSPCVPAKPPLAEFEEGLLDRCPAPGPHPALVEGRRNSVKVEAEASRQ, from the exons ATGCACAGAGCGCCCTCCCCCACAGCCGAGCAGCCGCCGGGCGGAGGAGACTGCGCCCGCCGGACCCCGCAGCCCAGACCCAA GCCCGGTGCCCGAGCCATGGCACTGCCTCGGACACTGGGGGAGCTGCAGCTGTACCGGGTCCTACAGCGCGCCAATCTCCTTTCCTACTATGAGACCTTCATCCAGCAGGGAGGGGACGACGTGCAGCAACTGTGTGAGGCCGGTGAGGAGGAGTTCCTGGAGATCATGGCACTTGTGGGCATGGCCACCAAGCCCCTCCATGTCCGGCGCCTGCAGAAGGCACTGAGAGAATGGGCCACCAATCCAGGGCTCTTCAGCCAGCCTGTGCCTGCTGTGCCTGTCTCCAGTATTCCACTTTTCAAGATCTCCGAGACTGCAGGCACCCGGAAAGGGAGCATGAGCAATGGGCACAGCAGCCCAGGGGAAAAGGCAGGCAGTACCCGCAGTTTTAGCCCCAAGAGCCCCCTTGAACTTGGAGAGAAGCTGTCACCACTGCCTGGGGGACCTGGGGCAGGGGACCCCCGGATCTGGCCAGGACGGAGCACTCCAGAGTCTGACGTTGGGgcgggaggagaagaggaggcagGATcaccccccttctccccacctgcaGCGGGAGGAGTCCCTGAGGGGACTGGGGCTGGGGgactggcagcagctggagctgGGGGTGGTCCGGATCGACTGGAGCCAGAGATGGTACGCATGGTGGTGGAGAGCGTGGAGAGGATCTTCCGGAGCTTCCCAAGGGGAGATGCTGGGGAGGTAACGTCCCTGCTGAAGCTGAACAAGAAGCTGGCACGGAGCGTGGGGCACATTTTTGAGATGGACGATAATGACagccagaaggaggaggagatccGCAAATACAGCATCATTTATGGCCGCTTTGACTCCAAGCGGCGGGAGGGCAAGCAGCTCAGCCTGCATGAG CTGACCATCAATGAGGCTGCTGCCCAGTTTTGCATGAGGGACAACACGCTCTTACTGCGGAGGGTGGAGCTCTTCTCTCTGTCTCGCCAAGTGGCCCGAGAGAGCACCTACCTGTCTTCCTTGAAGGGCTCCAG GCTTCACCCTGAAGAATTAGGAGGTCCTCCGCTGAAGAAGTTAAAACAGGAG GTTGGAGAGCAAAGTCATTCTGAACTCCAGcagcctcccccaggccctgagtCCTATGCACCCCCTTACCGCCCCAGCCTGGAGGAAGACAGCGCCAGCCTGTCTGGGGAGAGTCTGGATGGACACTTGCAGG CTGTGGGGTCATGCCCAAGGCTGACGCCGCCCCCTGCTGACCTGCCTCTGGCATTGCCAGCCCATGGGCTGTGGAGCCGCCACATCCTGCAGCAGACACTGATGGATGAGGGGCTGCGGCTAGCCCGCCTCGTCTCCCACGACCGCGTGGGCCGCCTCAGCCCCTGTGTGCCTGCGAAGCCGCCTCTCGCAG AGTTCGAGGAAGGGCTGCTGGACCGATGCCCTGCCCCAGGACCTCATCCCGCTCTGGTGGAAGGTCGCAGGAATAGTGTAAAAGTGGAGGCTGAGGCCAGCCGGCAGTGA
- the STAT6 gene encoding signal transducer and activator of transcription 6 — MSLWGLVSKMPPEKLQRLYVDFPQHLRHLLGDWLENQPWEFLVGSDTFCCNMASALLSATVQRLQASAGKQGEGSTILQHISTLESIYQRDPLKLVATFKQILQGEKKAVMEQFRHLPMPFHWKQEELKFNTALQRLQHRVGETRLLREALQPSAEAGQVSLRNLIDAPASGTGQSEALATLLQETVGELEATQALVLKRIQIWKRQQQLAGNGAPFEESLAPLQERCENLVDIYSQLQQEVGAASGELEPKARAVLISRLDEVLRTLVTSSFLVEKQPPQVLKTQTKFQAGVRFLLGLRFLGAPAKPPLVRADMVTEKQARELSMPQGPGAGAESTGEIINNTVALENSIPGNCCSALFKNLLLKKIKRCERKGTESVTEEKCAVLFSTSFTLGPNKLPIQLQALSLPLVVIVHGNQDNNAKATILWDNAFSEMDRVPFVVAERVPWEKMCETLNLKFMAEVGTNRGLLPEHFLFLAQKIFNDNSLSMEAFQHRSVSWSQFNKEILLGRGFTFWQWFDGVLDLTKRCLRSYWSDRLIIGFISKQYVTSLLLNEPDGTFLLRFSDSEIGGITIAHVIRGQDGSPQIENIQPFSAKDLSIRSLGDRIRDLAQLKNLYPKKPKDEAFRSHYKPEQMGKDGRGYVPATIKMTVERDQPLPTLEPQMPTMVPTYDLGMAPDSSMNMQLSPDMVSHVYPPHSHSIPSYQALSREDVLPAFQEPHLQMPPNLSQINLSFDQPHPQGLLPCPSQEHAVSTPEPLLCSDVTMAEESCLSQPIRGFPQGTWVGEDMFPPLLPPTEQDLTKLLLEGQGESGGGSMGTQPLLQPSHYGQSGISLSHLDLRANPSW, encoded by the exons ATGTCTCTGTGGGGTCTGGTCTCCAAGATGCCTCCGGAAAAACTGCAACGGCTCTATGTTGACTTTCCCCAACACCTGCGACATCTCCTGGGTGACTGGCTAGAGAACCAGCCCTG GGAGTTCCTGGTCGGCTCAGACACCTTCTGCTGCAACATGGCTAGCGCTCTACTTTCGGCCACTGTCCAGCGCCTTCAGGCCTCAGCgggaaagcagggggaggggagcaccaTCTTGCAACACATCAGCAccctggag AGCATATATCAAAGGGACCCCCTGAAGCTGGTGGCCACTTTTAAACAAATACTTCAAGGGGAGAAAAAAGCTGTTATGGAACAG TTCCGCCACCTGCCAATGCCCTTCCACTGGAAGCAGGAGGAGCTGAAGTTTAACACAGCCCTGCAAAGGCTACAGCACCGGGTGGGGGAAACTCGCCTTCTCCGAGAAGCTCTGCAGCCCAGTGCCGAGGCTGGCCAAG TGTCTCTGCGCAACTTGATAGATGCTCCTGCCAGTGGAACTGGGCAAAGCGAG GCCCTGGCCACGTTGCTGCAGGAGACTGTCGGGGAGCTGGAGGCCACCCAGGCCCTGGTGCTGAAGAGAATCCAGATTTGGAAGCGGCAGCAGCAGCTGGCAGGGAATGGTGCACCCTTTGAGGAGAGCCTGGCACCACTACAGGAGAG GTGCGAGAACCTGGTGGACATTTATTCCCAGCtgcagcaggaggtgggggcggCTAGTGGGGAGCTTGAGCCCAAGGCCCGGGCAGTGCTGATTAGCCGGCTGGATGAAGTCCTGCGAACCCTCGTCACCAG CTCTTTCCTGGTAGAGAAGCAGCCCCCCCAGGTTCTGAAGACTCAGACCAAGTTCCAGGCTGGGGTTCGATTCCTGCTGGGCCTACGGTTCCTGGGGGCCCCGGCCAAGCCTCCACTGGTCAGGGCTGACATGGTGACTGAGAAGCAAGCAAGGGAGCTGAGCATGCCCCAGGGCCCCGGGGCTGGAGC AGAAAGCACTGGGGAGATCATCAACAACACCGTGGCCCTGGAGAACAGCATTCCTGGGAACTGCTGCTCTGCCCTGTTCAAGAACCTG CTTCTGAAGAAAATCAAGCGCTGTGAGCGGAAGGGCACTGAGTCTGTCACCGAGGAGAAGTGTGCCGTGCTCTTCTCCACCAGCTTCACACTTGGCCCCAACAAACTCCCCATCCAGCTCCAG gctctgtctctgcccctggtgGTCATTGTCCATGGCAACCAAGACAACAATGCGAAAGCCACCATCCTGTGGGATAATGCCTTCTCTGAGATG GACCGTGTGCCCTTTGTGGTGGCTGAGCGGGTGCCCTGGGAGAAGATGTGTGAAACTCTGAACCTCAAGTTCATGGCTGAAGTGGGGACCAATCGGGGGCTACTCCCAGAGCACTTCCTCTTCCTAGCCCAGAAGATCTTCAATGACAACAGCCTCAGCATGGAGGCCTTCCAGCATCGTTCTGTGTCCTGGTCACAGTTCAACAAG GAGATCCTGCTGGGTCGTGGCTTCACCTTTTGGCAGTGGTTCGATGGTGTCCTGGACCTCACCAAACGCTGTCTCCGGAGCTACTGGTCTGATCG GCTGATCATTGGCTTCATCAGCAAACAGTACGTCACTAGTCTTCTTCTCAACGAGCCTGATGGAACATTCCTCCTTCGCTTCAGCGACTCAGAGATTGGGGGCATCACCATTGCCCATGTCATCCGGGGCCAGGATG GCTCCCCACAGATAGAGAACATCCAGCCATTCTCTGCCAAAGACCTATCCATTCGTTCACTGGGGGACCGAATCCGGGACCTTGCTCAGCTCAAAAACCTCTACCCCAAGAAACCCAAGGATGAAGCTTTCCGGAGCCACTACAAGC CTGAACAGATGGGTAAGGATGGCAGGGGATACGTCCCAGCTACCATCAAGATGACTGTGGAAAG gGACCAGCCACTTCCTACCCTGGAGCCCCAAATGCCTACCATGGTGCCCACTTATGATCTTGGAATGGCCCCTGATTCCTCCATGAATATGCAGCTCAGCCCAGATATGGT GTCCCATGTGTACCCACCACACTCTCACTCCATCCCCTCATACCAAGCCCTCTCCCGGGAAGACGTGTTGCCAGCCTTCCAGGA ACCTCACCTGCAGATGCCCCCCAACCTGAGCCAGATAAACCTGTCCTTTGACCAACCTCACCCACA GGGCCTGCTCCCATGCCCGTCTCAGGAGCATGCCGTGTCCACCCCTGagcccctgctctgctcagaTGTGACCATGGCAGAAGAGAGCTGCCTGAGCCAGCCAATACGAGGGTtccctcagggcacctg GGTCGGTGAAGACATGTTCCCACCCTTGCTGCCTCCTACCGAACAGGACCTCACCAAGCTTCTTCTGGAGGGGCAAGGGGAATCAGGGGGAGGGTCCATGGGAACCCAGCCCCTCCTGCAGCCCTCTCACTATGGGCAGTCTGGGATCTCACTGTCCCACCTGGACCTACGGGCCAATCCTAGTTGGTGA